The DNA window aaaatttagaatttcttCATATATTACAGTTTTGGCCGAAGCCTCATATGAAGCCAGTAGAATCACTTCAAAACTTAACAGACAAGAAAGGAACTGTTCGTACTTTGAAATATTAGCCACTCACCCAGCATGGCTCATCCTTTAGTTGTATCTTCTTTTCAATaattgcaaaaagaaaaaaattaagaccaTCTCTTGCTTCTTCTAATTTtacatcttttaaaatttttcaggtcAGCCAAATAAGTCATTGGTAAAACTTCGTCATTTTTCTGCCATGCATACCATTTGAAGAGGAAGATGTCTCGCATATTCAATAGAGACAGAGCTCTTGGCTATGTGTCCAATCATATTCCTGCAACAGTACGCTACATCCAAAGACGGAAAGAACACTTAATTTCAACCTGTGTTGGTAAAGCGTTTCACACTTATGGATGCTCACATTTTTCATTATTAACCGTCAGTGGTCAACATGATGAAGAAATCACTTGTATTGCAGGTagcaaatttaatatttttaccgCAGATGGGTGCACAGTCAGAGCTTGGAAAAGAGGCACTGAGCTGCACCACACCTATGAAGGGCATAGTAAACCGGTTTATTTACTATTACCGTTTGGCAACCACTTGATATCTGTGGATGAAGAAAGTAATTTGAAAGTTTGGGATGTAGCCTCAGGTGACATTTATCTAGAGTTAACTTTCTCCAATTCCTCCTTCCAAATAACTGCCCTTTGTCACCCTGATACAtatctgaataaaattttgctgGGGAGTGAACAAGGTGAGATGCAGTTGTGGAATATCAAGACATCAACTCTAATCTACACATTCGCCGGCTGGAAGTCGAGCATAACTGTATTGGAGCAAGCACCGGCTGTTGATGTCATAGCTATTGGTTTAGCCAATGGGAAAATAATATTACATAATTTAAAGTTTGACGAGTCACTGACTGAATTTACTCAAGATTGGGGTCTAGTAACAGCGATATCATTCCGAACAGATGACACACCCATTATGGCAACTGGCTCACTAGCCGGTCAtgtagtattttggaacattgAGGAACGCAGAGTAGCTGGTCAACTTTTATCAGCACACAGTGGATCTGTCGCAACTGTAAAGTGCCTCCCAAATGAACCTTTGATGGTTACATCGTCCCCAGATAATACTTTGAAACTGTGGATTTTTGACATGCCTGATGGTGGTGCACGCCTTCTAAGAATACGAGAAGGTCATAGCAGTCCTCCTACTTTTATCCGTTTCCATGGCAATTTGGGACACAATATAATAAGTGCAGGCTCTGATTCAACACTGAGGATTTTTCATATCTTCAACCAGACCTTTAATAAGAGCTTAGGTAAAGCATCTTACAATCGTAAActatcaaaaaaattgaaaaaatcaatcGAAGCGGAAGAGCTTATTATGCCTCCAATTGTCCAATTTACCAGTGAAACAACTCGTGAAAAAGAATGGGATGATGTCGCAGCCATCCATCGAGGTCTACCAATTGTGACCCTTTGGTCCTATGATAAACTTAAAATGAGTGACCTGAAACTTTTACCTGATTCACTGAAATATGAGAAGACGGTGAAAGCCACAAGTATATTCATCACTCATTGTGGAAATTTTGCGGTCATTGGATACAGCAAAGGTCAAGTAGAAAGATTTAACATTCAGTCTGGTATTCACCGACTAACCTATGGAAGTCCAGCTCATCAAGGAGCTGTTACGGGTGTAGCTGTCGATATGTTAAATCAAACCGTCATCTCTGGGAGTTGTGATGGAACTATCAAATTctggaattttaaaacttcaggtAAGTAAATAACTCAAAATTTGTATCCTCTATAGGTTCTGTAAGgctaaaattcaaataaatagCCATCCATTTATCACATGTTTTACTTTTAACCCAACAGTCGGGTGTTTAATAGTGATGGCTTAATTGGTGatactttcattttcattttttgctgaaCTTATAGCCTAATCATGTTTATTATTATCCATGagatgtatcaatttttttattttgaggttTGGCTTCAAACTTTGGGTTTTTTGTACACTACAGGGCCCTCTTTAATTTTCCCTTGTtgtttcatatttattttttttctcatttttcttatttatttatttatttttttttactattttttttttttttttttttttaatactatttTCAAGGTATTGTTTGTGAATCCATTGTTTCAAAAAGTGCGCGGTGTGGACACCAACTTCTCATCCTAATTCTGGAAAGATAAATGTTTTTGCTGTATAATTCTGGGAGTGCTCAAGTAGAACTTGCAAATGAGTGTTTAAAAGTGCttgatctccgtttttttttttttttttttttttttttttttggtattaaAAACATGAGCTTTTGCTTGAGAAACCTGATACCAAACAAATATcaggtttttcatttttaacttaatCCCCCTAATAATCTaggtattattttttcattaacaGCTTCTAAACCAATCACTCAactgaaaaacctggaaaatgtCATGTTTTTCCGATGCCATGGTGAAAATTCACTTCTAGCAGTTGCTCATGAGGACTTTACCCTGTCTGTTTTGGATGTTGAATCCAGAACAATTGTGAGGAAATTCACAGGGCATCATGGTCAAATCACAGATGCTTGCTTCAGTCCAGACTCAAGATGGTTGATCTCCTCTGCAATGGACACAAAAATCTGTGTTTGGGATGTTCCTTCAGGTCACCTGGTTGATTGTTTTCAAGTAAGAAATCGTAATATTTACATTTATCATCCACTTTCCtaaaacttaaatctgattcttttttctaatttattgaGGATCATGTTGTGGCTAGTTCTTCAAATTCAACCATGCCAGTGCTTTATGTTAAACGCTCTCTTAGAAGATGCATGcatataaaaaattcaattttgagaaaattttgggtGAAGTGCAAGAGCTCTCTTCCCTTtctcataaatattttgaacCTAAAAAGAATTGCATATAACAAAACTGCAAATGAGTTTTCGTGCATTTTTGCCTCTCCTTTTACCTGCAACTGATATCAAACCTCAATCCTAACCAATCAAGAGTTACACTCTAATAAGGGTTACTTTTTGATGAACCCTTGTAAATCTGACGGACTTGGCATACTTATTTATTACAATtgtccctctaattttttttctttgatttttctctcattctaGGTTGATGCAGCGTGTACATCTTTAACCATGTCACCCACAGGAGAATATTTGGCAACTACGCATGTAGATTTCCTTGGTATTTTCTTGTGGGCCAATCGCACTCTCTTCTCTCATGTCACTTTACGACCTATTTTTAATATTGATGCTGTTCCCACTGTTGGCCTACCTGTACCGGGAGTAATCGATCCTGATATTCTTGATGAAGAGAACTCCCCAGATGATGAGTACCAGTCTCCTGATCAAATTTCTCATCTAATAACTCTCTCAGATTTAGCTAGTTCAAGGTGGCAAAACTTATTAGACCTAGACATCATTAAGAAACGAAATAAGCCCAAAGAACCACCAAAAGCTCCTGCAGAGGCTCCATTCTTCCTACCAACTTTACCAACGGTAGATTTACAATTTGATCTCAGTGACTATAGGAATTTGCCGAAAGCCGAAAGGTTAGGCCCATGGCAAAAAAATTCCACTGTTTTTGGTAAACTCCTAGTGGAGTCTGAGGATTCAGAAGATTTTCAACCAGCAGTagagaaattaaaaagttaTAGTCCTTCAGCAGTAGACCTGGAAATCAGTAATTTAGCACCAGAGGGTGGTGGTTCTATCAGgttaatgcttcaatttttaCTACTCATTAATTACATGTTCAAAAGTCGAACTGATTTTGAAATCGCTCAAACGTATTTAGGAGTTTTTATAAAAAAGCATGGAGACCTCATCCCCACGGAAAAGTCCCTAAGAGAATATTTGGAACCTCTCCTGAGAGAGCAGCAATCCAGTTGGACCAGTTTAAGCGATAAATTCATGTACTGTCTTTGTATTGTTGATCATCTCAAAAACAAGTGAGGAGATATTAACAGAGCACCTCCAGTTACAATTATGAACGCTTAAGACTTGGCCCTTCAGTTTTTGAGCAAGAAGAATATGGGTATATAGCTTAAAGGCACTAATGTAAGACCGCAAATTGCTTAGGTATAAAGTGCTGATCTATTCATGATCAGATCTTAAATTTATCCTGTAAGTGTAATAGGATTATCTAgctgcgatttaaaaaaaaaaaaaaaaaaaaaaaaaaaaaaaaaaaaaatttacttgacGCAAGAATCAATCTCCAGAGTTTTTGCTTACTGAATAGTACTAAATCAGTGGCATTTCACACCAAGTAATTGGCAGCTTCCTTAGTGCAGCTCTGCTGTATTTCTCATAATCAAAAATGGGAGGTCCAAGTCACCTGTATCTACACTTGGCTCCAGTTTCACTTAAAAGGCCTACTACTCACTGTGTTTTAGTATTATGCCTAATAGAAATATTGTTAGCAGCAAAAACCATGTGTTGCCATTAATGGAAATCATTCTGCTGAGCATTGTATTAATTCTTTGACACCCATTTAATGGAATGCTCAGGGCCTGAATTTTGTTGTCTACGGTCGACTGCAAGTTGCAAAACCTAATTTCTAAATTTGACCATGAAGCTGTAAAACTATACCCTAAACTCAAGCTGTATGCATGTTGAA is part of the Bemisia tabaci chromosome 1, PGI_BMITA_v3 genome and encodes:
- the LOC109033159 gene encoding WD repeat-containing protein 36 is translated as MSRIFNRDRALGYVSNHIPATVRYIQRRKEHLISTCVGKAFHTYGCSHFSLLTVSGQHDEEITCIAGSKFNIFTADGCTVRAWKRGTELHHTYEGHSKPVYLLLPFGNHLISVDEESNLKVWDVASGDIYLELTFSNSSFQITALCHPDTYLNKILLGSEQGEMQLWNIKTSTLIYTFAGWKSSITVLEQAPAVDVIAIGLANGKIILHNLKFDESLTEFTQDWGLVTAISFRTDDTPIMATGSLAGHVVFWNIEERRVAGQLLSAHSGSVATVKCLPNEPLMVTSSPDNTLKLWIFDMPDGGARLLRIREGHSSPPTFIRFHGNLGHNIISAGSDSTLRIFHIFNQTFNKSLGKASYNRKLSKKLKKSIEAEELIMPPIVQFTSETTREKEWDDVAAIHRGLPIVTLWSYDKLKMSDLKLLPDSLKYEKTVKATSIFITHCGNFAVIGYSKGQVERFNIQSGIHRLTYGSPAHQGAVTGVAVDMLNQTVISGSCDGTIKFWNFKTSASKPITQLKNLENVMFFRCHGENSLLAVAHEDFTLSVLDVESRTIVRKFTGHHGQITDACFSPDSRWLISSAMDTKICVWDVPSGHLVDCFQVDAACTSLTMSPTGEYLATTHVDFLGIFLWANRTLFSHVTLRPIFNIDAVPTVGLPVPGVIDPDILDEENSPDDEYQSPDQISHLITLSDLASSRWQNLLDLDIIKKRNKPKEPPKAPAEAPFFLPTLPTVDLQFDLSDYRNLPKAERLGPWQKNSTVFGKLLVESEDSEDFQPAVEKLKSYSPSAVDLEISNLAPEGGGSIRLMLQFLLLINYMFKSRTDFEIAQTYLGVFIKKHGDLIPTEKSLREYLEPLLREQQSSWTSLSDKFMYCLCIVDHLKNK